From one Montipora capricornis isolate CH-2021 chromosome 10, ASM3666992v2, whole genome shotgun sequence genomic stretch:
- the LOC138020055 gene encoding tolloid-like protein 2 isoform X1: MLLRSFHFGLCVLLQILNAEVSNGACVSGNITHLNASRGTLNASNSSCTWMVTIPDGKLIMLKILNFSSVQDAVLQIRDGQNSSMKHLETFREDDIIGEKTLVFSYIQLWIQVNSSLEKDILFLAVFEAVDKFAVRQCVGQKEKLFDIKGRILWPLFPTNSSSSINCSWLITVPEGRFVKIKLKKLRSYPSDSLSIRDGQHSSNRSLDKICPVEPTTNLFSSGRFLLIEFTSNNTTENGIPGFDAVFEALKQFSKPPLPCTSRECHEKQGRSEFTGEDDNCNHPDYDNCVNPYIVCPTCGDNLMDCRYCYLKADNKRNCRSKPTHSWRRRPWWHHPWRPKISAKPPTNNGEGDFKFKPSKKGMGEAVKIALYCIAGGFLSFIVICTSYKCIRCIAKPRREEEEEEEDTLAALEKQGIELTESIRRKIEWEREYREMLASI; encoded by the exons ATGCTTCTCCGTAGTTTTCATTTTG GGCTTTGTGTGCTGCTACAAATATTAAATGCCGAAG TGTCGAATGGAGCATGCGTATCAGGGAACATTACACATCTGAACGCCAGTAGAGGCACTCTCAACGCCTCCAATTCATCATGCACTTGGATGGTAACAATACCTGATGGAAAACTGATAATGTTGAAGATACTTAATTTCTCGTCAGTCCAAGATGCAGTTCTTCAAATTCGAGATGGTCAGAATTCTTCTATGAAGCATTTGGAAACTTTCAGGGAAGATGACATAATTGGAGAAAAAACATTGGTTTTCAGCtacattcagctttggattcaAGTAAATTCCTCCCTGGAAAAAGATATTCTGTTCCTTGCTGTGTTTGAAGCCGTTGACAAAT TTGCTGTAAGGCAGTGCGTTGGTCAAAAAGAGAAGCTCTTTGATATCAAAGGGAGGATCCTGTGGCCCTTGTTCCCCACGAACTCATCAAGCAGCATTAATTGCTCATGGTTAATCACAGTACCCGAGGGACGTTTTGTAAAAATCAAACTTAAGAAATTGAGATCATACCCTAGTGACTCTCTGAGCATCCGAGATGGACAGCATTCATCAAATCGTTCGCTTGATAAGATATGCCCTGTTGAGCCCACGACGAACCTGTTTTCCAGCGGTCGTTTCCTTTTGATTGAATTCACGTCAAACAATACAACTGAGAATGGTATTCCTGGCTTTGATGCTGTGTTTGAGGCATTAAAACAAT tttctaaaCCGCCGCTCCCCTGTACTTCAAGAGAATGTCATGAGAAACAAGGACGCTCGGAATTTACTGGCGAAGACGACAATTGCAACCACCCTGACTATGACAATTGTGTCAATCCATACATTGTGTGTCCAACATGTGGTGACAATCTCATGGATTGCAGGTATTGTTACCTTAAAGCGGATAACAAAAGGAATTGCCGATCAAAGCCAACGCACAGCTGGCGACGACGGCCATGGTGGCATCATCCGTGGAGACCCAAAATTTCCGCAAAGCCTCCTACTAATAACGGAGAAGGTGACTTCAAGTTCAAGCCCAGCAAAAAGG GTATGGGTGAAGCTGTGAAAATCGCTTTATATTGTATTGCTGGAGGTTTCTTAAGCTTCATTGTTATCTGCACTTCCTACAAATGTATACGTTGCATAGCGAAGCCACGCcgtgaagaggaagaagaagaagaagacacaCTGGCAGCCTTAGAAAAGCAGGGTATTGAGCTGACTGAGAGCATCAGGCGAAAAATTGAGTGGGAGAGAGAATACAGAGAAATGCTTGCCTCAATATAA
- the LOC138020055 gene encoding bone morphogenetic protein 1 homolog isoform X2, whose product MLLRSFHFGLCVLLQILNAEVSNGACVSGNITHLNASRGTLNASNSSCTWMVTIPDGKLIMLKILNFSSVQDAVLQIRDGQNSSMKHLETFREDDIIGEKTLVFSYIQLWIQVNSSLEKDILFLAVFEAVDKFAVRQCVGQKEKLFDIKGRILWPLFPTNSSSSINCSWLITVPEGRFVKIKLKKLRSYPSDSLSIRDGQHSSNRSLDKICPVEPTTNLFSSGRFLLIEFTSNNTTENGIPGFDAVFEALKQFSKPPLPCTSRECHEKQGRSEFTGEDDNCNHPDYDNCVNPYIVCPTCGDNLMDCRYCYLKADNKRNCRSKPTHSWRRRPWWHHPWRPKISAKPPTNNGEGDFKFKPSKKV is encoded by the exons ATGCTTCTCCGTAGTTTTCATTTTG GGCTTTGTGTGCTGCTACAAATATTAAATGCCGAAG TGTCGAATGGAGCATGCGTATCAGGGAACATTACACATCTGAACGCCAGTAGAGGCACTCTCAACGCCTCCAATTCATCATGCACTTGGATGGTAACAATACCTGATGGAAAACTGATAATGTTGAAGATACTTAATTTCTCGTCAGTCCAAGATGCAGTTCTTCAAATTCGAGATGGTCAGAATTCTTCTATGAAGCATTTGGAAACTTTCAGGGAAGATGACATAATTGGAGAAAAAACATTGGTTTTCAGCtacattcagctttggattcaAGTAAATTCCTCCCTGGAAAAAGATATTCTGTTCCTTGCTGTGTTTGAAGCCGTTGACAAAT TTGCTGTAAGGCAGTGCGTTGGTCAAAAAGAGAAGCTCTTTGATATCAAAGGGAGGATCCTGTGGCCCTTGTTCCCCACGAACTCATCAAGCAGCATTAATTGCTCATGGTTAATCACAGTACCCGAGGGACGTTTTGTAAAAATCAAACTTAAGAAATTGAGATCATACCCTAGTGACTCTCTGAGCATCCGAGATGGACAGCATTCATCAAATCGTTCGCTTGATAAGATATGCCCTGTTGAGCCCACGACGAACCTGTTTTCCAGCGGTCGTTTCCTTTTGATTGAATTCACGTCAAACAATACAACTGAGAATGGTATTCCTGGCTTTGATGCTGTGTTTGAGGCATTAAAACAAT tttctaaaCCGCCGCTCCCCTGTACTTCAAGAGAATGTCATGAGAAACAAGGACGCTCGGAATTTACTGGCGAAGACGACAATTGCAACCACCCTGACTATGACAATTGTGTCAATCCATACATTGTGTGTCCAACATGTGGTGACAATCTCATGGATTGCAGGTATTGTTACCTTAAAGCGGATAACAAAAGGAATTGCCGATCAAAGCCAACGCACAGCTGGCGACGACGGCCATGGTGGCATCATCCGTGGAGACCCAAAATTTCCGCAAAGCCTCCTACTAATAACGGAGAAGGTGACTTCAAGTTCAAGCCCAGCAAAAAGG tctga